One Candidatus Aminicenantes bacterium genomic window carries:
- a CDS encoding desulfoferrodoxin family protein produces the protein MNRIPFRIPILILAAAGLVLGLAAQQTKPAAAEEVVYTATSPGPWAGKEPTHVPQIAVAKTEAGWSVTITVKHGMIAQPLHFIQWIRLQDGDGAVLGRKEFTPADPKPEAVFALKTLPAKLVAFEHCNLHGLWKNERESAAK, from the coding sequence ATGAACCGAATTCCGTTCCGTATCCCGATCCTCATCCTGGCTGCCGCGGGCTTGGTTCTCGGTCTGGCGGCGCAGCAGACCAAGCCGGCCGCGGCCGAAGAGGTCGTTTACACCGCGACGAGTCCCGGACCCTGGGCCGGCAAAGAGCCCACCCATGTGCCCCAGATCGCCGTGGCCAAAACCGAGGCGGGCTGGAGCGTCACGATCACCGTCAAGCATGGCATGATCGCTCAGCCCCTCCATTTCATCCAATGGATCAGGCTCCAGGACGGGGACGGGGCCGTGCTCGGCCGGAAAGAGTTCACCCCGGCCGACCCGAAGCCCGAGGCCGTCTTCGCGCTCAAGACGCTGCCGGCCAAGCTTGTCGCCTTCGAGCACTGCAACCTGCACGGACTCTGGAAAAACGAGCGGGAATCGGCGGCCAAGTAG
- a CDS encoding glycosyltransferase, producing MRDVSVVFPMPNLRLIHRTMERGLTSALRAGIAAAEGAIIVWADCDFSMPPAKVEDLLAEISSGADIAVGSRFVEGGGVRIIHGSGDTLMAYLMSRTLNGFVRRVLGRGFHDYTSGFIAARSEVLRRIPLKGGYGEYFIDLVYRARKLGYKVIESPYLCVERRTGVGKTGQRLGDFLRKGWKYVWLTIKLRFTRIR from the coding sequence ATGAGGGATGTGTCCGTCGTCTTCCCGATGCCGAACTTGCGGCTCATCCACCGGACGATGGAGCGCGGCTTGACGTCCGCCCTACGGGCCGGGATCGCCGCCGCCGAAGGGGCCATCATCGTTTGGGCGGACTGCGATTTTTCCATGCCGCCCGCCAAGGTCGAGGATTTGCTGGCCGAGATCTCGTCCGGCGCCGACATTGCGGTCGGGAGCCGCTTTGTCGAGGGCGGCGGGGTCCGGATCATCCACGGCTCGGGCGACACCCTGATGGCCTACCTCATGAGCCGGACGCTCAACGGCTTCGTCCGACGCGTCCTGGGCCGCGGCTTCCACGACTACACATCGGGCTTCATCGCCGCCCGGAGCGAGGTTTTGCGGCGCATTCCACTGAAAGGCGGCTATGGGGAATATTTCATCGACCTCGTTTACCGGGCCCGCAAGCTCGGATACAAGGTGATCGAAAGCCCTTATCTGTGCGTCGAGCGGCGAACGGGAGTGGGCAAGACGGGCCAGCGACTCGGGGATTTCCTCCGCAAGGGCTGGAAATACGTCTGGCTGACCATCAAGCTGCGTTTCACCCGCATCCGTTGA